A genomic stretch from Williamwhitmania taraxaci includes:
- a CDS encoding DUF4190 domain-containing protein → MEVKQTTAGQTLGILGIVFGIIALIISIIPCLSIIAIVPGVVAIILSAVALDQARRGNGARGLGYAALTISILATVVATLYTLLWGGVATYVGNKIKDNIKTEYIDDSTNNIEVTVGDNKDSLIMKLEILEEGNDDSTKSKTKRTYIKIRGVEKKHVGETK, encoded by the coding sequence ATGGAAGTAAAACAAACCACAGCAGGTCAAACTCTCGGAATTCTCGGAATTGTTTTTGGGATTATTGCCTTAATCATATCGATTATCCCCTGCCTAAGCATCATCGCAATTGTGCCCGGCGTAGTTGCCATAATACTGAGCGCAGTTGCCCTCGACCAAGCCAGAAGAGGCAATGGTGCCCGGGGTCTAGGCTACGCAGCCCTCACCATTTCCATTCTGGCAACGGTTGTCGCTACCCTTTACACCCTTTTGTGGGGAGGAGTTGCCACCTATGTTGGCAACAAAATAAAAGACAATATCAAAACGGAATATATCGATGACTCGACAAATAACATTGAGGTAACGGTGGGCGACAACAAGGATAGCCTCATCATGAAATTAGAAATACTGGAAGAAGGTAACGACGATTCAACAAAGAGCAAAACCAAGCGCACTTACATTAAAATTAGAGGCGTAGAAAAAAAGCATGTGGGTGAAACAAAGTAG
- a CDS encoding rhodanese-like domain-containing protein — protein MTALNETPKNQTFTLKGVSHIEPEHANNLLQSGKAILLDVREQEELDIICFDIPKLIHIPISEIVEGHKQLSKETLIIVSSNSGTRGTKIANLLLYQGFKQVANLDGGIATWNKEKLSVFINGKKPSSGGCGCGCSH, from the coding sequence ATGACAGCACTAAACGAGACACCCAAAAATCAAACCTTTACACTCAAAGGGGTTAGCCATATTGAACCAGAGCATGCCAACAATTTACTGCAGAGCGGAAAAGCCATTTTGCTGGATGTTAGGGAACAAGAAGAACTCGACATCATCTGCTTCGATATACCAAAACTTATCCATATCCCTATTAGCGAGATTGTGGAAGGCCATAAGCAGTTGAGTAAGGAAACCCTTATCATTGTTTCCAGCAATAGCGGAACCAGAGGAACAAAGATTGCAAATCTCCTGCTCTACCAAGGATTTAAGCAGGTTGCAAATCTCGATGGAGGTATAGCCACCTGGAACAAAGAAAAACTCAGCGTTTTCATTAATGGAAAGAAACCCTCTTCGGGAGGATGCGGCTGTGGCTGTTCGCACTAA
- a CDS encoding energy transducer TonB — protein sequence MEVKKSTKADLENKRTIFLEIGLVAVIGLSLLAFNWTSGGNKELENMVVQETAVEQEIIPITRQEEIKTPPPAAPVAATTDFKIVKNDVKVTDEFDFSSDDDPSKAVKVVAFQEKEEQAVAEEEVFFIVEEMPSFQGKGQDGFRTYIGQNLKYPEIAQENGIQGKVFVSFVIEGDGRITNVKVVRGVDPALDKEAVRVVASAPKWSPGKQRNKPVRVTFTFPIIFQLQ from the coding sequence ATGGAAGTAAAAAAATCGACTAAAGCAGACCTAGAAAACAAGAGAACAATATTTCTTGAAATTGGTCTTGTTGCAGTAATAGGATTATCTCTCCTTGCTTTTAACTGGACTAGTGGTGGCAATAAGGAACTTGAGAACATGGTAGTTCAGGAAACTGCCGTTGAACAAGAAATTATTCCTATTACCCGTCAGGAAGAAATCAAGACGCCTCCTCCAGCTGCGCCAGTTGCCGCTACTACCGATTTTAAGATCGTTAAGAACGACGTAAAGGTTACTGACGAGTTTGATTTCAGTTCCGACGATGACCCAAGCAAGGCAGTAAAGGTAGTTGCATTCCAAGAAAAGGAAGAACAGGCCGTTGCGGAAGAAGAAGTTTTCTTCATCGTAGAGGAGATGCCTAGTTTCCAAGGTAAGGGTCAAGATGGTTTCAGAACCTATATTGGACAGAACCTCAAATACCCTGAAATTGCACAAGAAAATGGTATTCAAGGAAAAGTATTCGTTTCTTTTGTAATAGAAGGAGACGGTAGAATAACAAACGTAAAAGTTGTTCGCGGGGTTGATCCTGCACTGGACAAAGAAGCGGTTCGTGTAGTAGCATCTGCTCCAAAGTGGAGTCCAGGTAAACAACGGAACAAACCGGTTCGTGTAACGTTTACTTTCCCCATTATTTTCCAACTGCAGTAA
- the hflX gene encoding GTPase HflX, giving the protein MNNQGLLFLTSLPMISPVKKSETVVLVGVITRLQPEEQVTEYLDELEFLALTAGATTLRRFVQKVDLPNSATFIGQGKMLEIKDYVVQNGVDTVIFDDELTPSQLRNLEKALEIKILDRTNLILDIFAQRAKTAYAKTQVELAQYQYLLPRLTRMWTHLERQQGGIGMRGPGESEIETDRRIIRDKIVLLKEQLIKIDRQMATQRKNRGQLVRVALVGYTNVGKSTLMNYLSKSEVFAENKLFATLDTTVRKVVIDSTPFLLSDTVGFIRKLPHQLVESFKSTLDEVREADVLLHVVDISHPKFEDQLHVVNQTLKEIGAADKVNYLVFNKVDAFTFIEKDEFDLSPSTRKNISLDMYMNSYMAKEDAPCIFISAKKGVNVDALRNELIKLVRTGYKVRYPYSQHAQGYPGYNFVPGQPETEELE; this is encoded by the coding sequence ATGAACAATCAGGGTCTTTTGTTCTTAACAAGTTTGCCCATGATCTCCCCTGTAAAAAAATCAGAGACAGTTGTTTTAGTTGGCGTTATAACCCGACTTCAACCCGAGGAACAGGTTACCGAGTATCTTGACGAACTCGAATTTCTGGCCCTTACGGCCGGTGCAACCACCCTTCGTAGATTCGTGCAAAAAGTGGATCTACCTAACTCCGCAACCTTTATTGGGCAAGGGAAAATGCTCGAGATTAAGGATTATGTTGTGCAAAACGGAGTGGATACTGTTATTTTCGACGATGAACTAACGCCCTCCCAGCTGAGGAATCTGGAAAAGGCACTCGAGATCAAAATCCTTGATCGAACCAACCTTATTTTAGACATATTTGCCCAACGGGCAAAAACGGCCTACGCCAAAACGCAGGTTGAACTTGCCCAATACCAATACTTACTCCCTCGCCTCACCCGCATGTGGACGCACCTAGAACGCCAACAAGGCGGGATTGGAATGCGCGGACCGGGAGAATCCGAAATTGAAACCGACCGCCGAATCATTCGCGATAAGATTGTCTTGCTTAAAGAGCAGTTGATCAAAATCGACCGCCAAATGGCAACCCAGCGAAAAAATCGCGGTCAGTTGGTCCGTGTCGCCTTGGTGGGTTATACCAACGTGGGTAAATCTACGCTGATGAACTACCTCAGTAAGTCGGAGGTTTTTGCCGAGAACAAACTGTTTGCCACCCTCGACACTACCGTTCGAAAAGTAGTTATCGATAGTACCCCGTTCCTACTCTCCGATACCGTTGGATTTATCCGAAAGCTTCCCCATCAGCTGGTGGAAAGTTTCAAATCGACGCTGGATGAAGTGCGCGAGGCCGATGTGCTACTGCACGTGGTGGATATCTCCCACCCCAAATTTGAGGACCAGCTCCATGTGGTCAATCAAACGCTAAAGGAAATAGGTGCCGCAGACAAAGTAAACTATCTGGTATTTAACAAGGTTGATGCATTCACCTTTATCGAAAAAGACGAATTCGACCTTTCACCATCCACGAGAAAGAACATCAGCCTCGACATGTACATGAATAGCTACATGGCCAAAGAGGATGCTCCCTGCATATTTATTTCGGCAAAGAAAGGCGTAAACGTGGATGCACTAAGAAATGAGTTAATAAAACTTGTAAGAACCGGCTATAAGGTTCGATATCCATACAGCCAGCATGCTCAAGGCTATCCCGGTTATAACTTTGTGCCCGGCCAACCGGAGACTGAAGAGTTGGAGTAA
- a CDS encoding aspartate-semialdehyde dehydrogenase, with amino-acid sequence MKVAVVGATGLVGSVMLKVLEERNFPVTELIPVASEKSVGKEVLFKGQMVKVVSVQEALAKKPHLAIFSAGASVSKMLAPQFAKIGCKVVDNSSAWRMDPDIKLVIPEVNGDVLTIGDMIIANPNCSTIQMLVALNPLHQEYGIKRIVVSTYQSITGTGVKAVTQMENERAGVEGPMVYPHPIDKNCIPQCDVFLDNRYTKEEVKLIVETHKILGDKTIAVTPTAVRVPVVGGHSESITVELKKSATLDDITKILSFAPGVVVLDNPAKNEYPMARMAEGKDSVFVGRIRPDLFVQNCFSMWVVADNLRKGAATNAIQIAELLLAKNWI; translated from the coding sequence ATGAAGGTTGCAGTTGTCGGTGCCACCGGTTTGGTTGGCAGTGTTATGCTAAAGGTTCTTGAGGAACGGAATTTTCCTGTTACCGAACTTATTCCTGTGGCTTCAGAGAAGTCGGTTGGTAAAGAGGTCTTGTTCAAAGGCCAGATGGTGAAAGTGGTATCGGTTCAGGAGGCATTGGCGAAAAAGCCACACCTTGCTATTTTCTCAGCAGGTGCTTCCGTTTCGAAGATGCTGGCTCCCCAATTTGCTAAGATTGGGTGCAAAGTGGTTGATAACAGCTCTGCGTGGCGCATGGATCCTGATATTAAACTGGTTATTCCCGAGGTTAACGGGGATGTTCTGACGATTGGTGATATGATAATTGCTAATCCCAACTGCTCAACCATTCAAATGTTGGTTGCCTTAAATCCGCTGCATCAGGAATATGGAATTAAGCGCATTGTAGTGTCGACATACCAGTCCATAACCGGTACTGGTGTAAAGGCGGTAACTCAAATGGAGAATGAACGGGCTGGTGTAGAAGGCCCAATGGTTTATCCTCATCCGATTGATAAAAACTGCATTCCACAGTGTGATGTATTTCTCGATAATCGCTACACCAAGGAGGAGGTTAAACTCATCGTTGAAACCCATAAAATTCTTGGCGATAAAACTATTGCGGTTACCCCAACGGCTGTAAGGGTTCCGGTGGTGGGTGGCCACTCTGAAAGTATCACCGTGGAACTTAAAAAGTCTGCTACCCTTGACGATATAACTAAAATACTAAGTTTTGCCCCTGGTGTGGTGGTTCTCGATAACCCTGCCAAGAACGAATACCCCATGGCCCGCATGGCTGAGGGTAAAGATTCTGTCTTTGTGGGTAGAATACGCCCGGACCTATTCGTTCAGAACTGTTTTAGCATGTGGGTAGTGGCAGATAACCTTCGGAAGGGTGCTGCAACCAATGCTATACAAATTGCCGAACTCTTGCTCGCTAAGAATTGGATTTAG